A window from Onychostoma macrolepis isolate SWU-2019 chromosome 07, ASM1243209v1, whole genome shotgun sequence encodes these proteins:
- the ntn4 gene encoding netrin-4 isoform X2 — protein MELPGRCVLFAALLMSVPHPVRSGCENRVCNPRMGNLAVGRPVQTISQCGSSSPEHYCRPVYKMNRCLLHCEVCDASVLHRAHPPASMTDSPFKHPPTWWQSAQGVSIETLQLDLEVEFYFTHLIIIFRSPRPAAMAIERSQDFGRTWSALMLYAHNCSEVFSLVDGQSCTQKYSTAEPCSNGEVIYRALSPWDKLDPYSIDARAHLGITNIRIRLLQPQSCFCQQKLPDSNVLTAHYAIYDLILKGGCLCHGHADQCVAAGDQQITRPPVKHMVHGKCVCRHHTAGDHCERCDRLYNDRPWQPANGLTGEAHQCVKCKCNGHAESCHFDRTVWLRSGQRSGGVCDCLHNTSGRHCQHCQSGFYRDPERPLTAPDSCRPCVCNRAGSTYCNPDNGDCVCKPGVAGPHCDQCMLGYWGIDEYGCKPCQCAGDCDLYTGDCMIRSESDHNSTAENHLFRTEELFSALSHPDKCVCKQQALGNSKIFCSAKYVYVKVRVLGAHDKGSHAEVDVKVLKVLWDNSHLRLSRGNRTLYPESWTSRGCTCPVLFPGLEYLVVGHEDVKKGRPMVNMKSIVKPWRPNLSPKVHQLLKTKCS, from the exons ATGGAGCTGCCAGGGAGATGTGTGTTGTTCGCAGCGCTCCTGATGAGCGTTCCTCACCCCGTGCGTTCAG GATGTGAGAATCGGGTGTGTAATCCACGCATGGGGAACCTGGCAGTTGGGCGTCCTGTACAGACAATTTCCCAGTGTGGCTCGTCCTCTCCAGAACACTACTGTAGGCCTGTCTACAAAATGAATAGGTGTTTGTTGCATTGTGAGGTGTGTGATGCTTCAGTACTGCACCGCGCACACCCACCTGCATCCATGACAGACTCACCCTTCAAACACCCACCGACCTGGTGGCAGTCCGCTCAGGGTGTTTCCATCGAAACTCTACAGCTGGATTTGGAGGTGGAATTTTACTTCACCCACCTCATTATCATATTTCGGTCACCACGCCCTGCTGCCATGGCGATAGAGCGCTCCCAGGACTTTGGGCGCACATGGAGTGCTCTGATGCTGTATGCACACAACTGCAGTGAAGTATTCAGCCTGGTGGATGGACAGAGCTGCACTCAGAAATACTCCACAGCAGAGCCTTGCAGCAATGGAGAG GTCATTTACCGTGCTCTGTCACCCTGGGACAAACTGGATCCGTACAGCATTGATGCCCGAGCCCACCTTGGCATCACTAACATACGGATACGTCTGCTTCAGCCACAGTCCTGCTTCTGTCAACAAAAACTTCCTGATTCCAACGTGCTCACAGCCCACTATGCCATCTATGACCTCATTTTAAAGGGAGGCTGTTTGTGCCATGGACATGCAGACCAGTGTGTGGCTGCTGGTGATCAACAGATCACACGCCCTCCTGTTAAACACATG GTGCACGGTAAATGTGTGTGTCGGCATCACACGGCTGGGGATCATTGTGAACGGTGTGATCGCCTCTACAACGACCGACCATGGCAGCCAGCTAACGGTTTAACTGGAGAAGCTCATCAGTGTGTTA AGTGTAAGTGTAACGGCCACGCAGAGAGCTGTCACTTTGACAGAACTGTATGGCTTCGCTCGGGTCAGCGGAGTGGAGGTGTGTGTGACTGCCTTCACAACACCAGCGGCCGTCACTGCCAACACTGCCAGAGCGGCTTCTACAGAGACCCAGAGAGACCCTTGACTGCCCCGGATTCCTGCAGAC CTTGCGTGTGTAATCGTGCTGGTTCCACATACTGTAACCCTGATAATGGAGACTGCGTCTGTAAGCCGGGGGTGGCTGGACCACACTGTGaccagtgcatgctgggatactGGGGTATCGATGAATATGGTTGCAAGCCCTGCCAGTGTGCTGGTGATTGTGACCTTTACACAGGAGACTGTATGATTAG GTCTGAATCTGATCACAACAGCACGGCAGAAAATCATCTGTTTCGAACAGAAGAGCTTTTCTCCGCCCTTAGTCATCCAg ACAAATGTGTATGCAAACAGCAAGCACTTGGAAACAGCAAAATATTCTGCAGTGCAAAATATGTTTATG TGAAGGTGAGAGTGTTGGGTGCTCATGATAAGGGCTCTCACGCAGAGGTGGATGTTAAGGTTCTTAAGGTATTGTGGGACAACTCGCACCTCAGGCTCTCTCGTGGAAATCGGACTCTTTATCCCGAGTCTTGGACCTCACGGGGCTGCACATGCCCTGTACTTTTCCCAG GGTTGGAATATCTTGTAGTTGGACATGAGGATGTGAAAAAAGGGCGTCCTATGGTTAACATGAAGAGTATAGTGAAGCCATGGAGACCCAACTTGAGCCCAAAAGTTCATCAGCTTCTGAAAACCAAATGTAGCTGA
- the snrpf gene encoding small nuclear ribonucleoprotein F, with translation MSLPLNPKPFLNGLTGKPVMVKLKWGMEYKGYLVSVDGYMNMQLANTEEYVDGALAGHLGEVLIRCNNVLYIRGVEEEEEDGEMRE, from the exons ATG AGTTTACCGCTGAACCCCAAGCCCTTTCTGAACGGTCTCACGGGAAAGCCTGTGATGGTGAAGCTGAAGTGGGGTATGGAGTACAAGGGCTACCTGGTGTCCGTGGACGGCTACATGAACATGCAG CTGGCAAACACAGAAGAGTATGTGGATGGAGCATTAGCGGGTCATCTTGGTGAGGTGCTCATCAG GTGTAATAATGTTTTGTACATAAGAGGAgtagaagaagaggaagaagatgGCGAGATGAGAGAATGA
- the ntn4 gene encoding netrin-4 isoform X1, which yields MELPGRCVLFAALLMSVPHPVRSGCENRVCNPRMGNLAVGRPVQTISQCGSSSPEHYCRPVYKMNRCLLHCEVCDASVLHRAHPPASMTDSPFKHPPTWWQSAQGVSIETLQLDLEVEFYFTHLIIIFRSPRPAAMAIERSQDFGRTWSALMLYAHNCSEVFSLVDGQSCTQKYSTAEPCSNGEVIYRALSPWDKLDPYSIDARAHLGITNIRIRLLQPQSCFCQQKLPDSNVLTAHYAIYDLILKGGCLCHGHADQCVAAGDQQITRPPVKHMVHGKCVCRHHTAGDHCERCDRLYNDRPWQPANGLTGEAHQCVKCKCNGHAESCHFDRTVWLRSGQRSGGVCDCLHNTSGRHCQHCQSGFYRDPERPLTAPDSCRPCVCNRAGSTYCNPDNGDCVCKPGVAGPHCDQCMLGYWGIDEYGCKPCQCAGDCDLYTGDCMIRSESDHNSTAENHLFRTEELFSALSHPDKCVCKQQALGNSKIFCSAKYVYAVKVRVLGAHDKGSHAEVDVKVLKVLWDNSHLRLSRGNRTLYPESWTSRGCTCPVLFPGLEYLVVGHEDVKKGRPMVNMKSIVKPWRPNLSPKVHQLLKTKCS from the exons ATGGAGCTGCCAGGGAGATGTGTGTTGTTCGCAGCGCTCCTGATGAGCGTTCCTCACCCCGTGCGTTCAG GATGTGAGAATCGGGTGTGTAATCCACGCATGGGGAACCTGGCAGTTGGGCGTCCTGTACAGACAATTTCCCAGTGTGGCTCGTCCTCTCCAGAACACTACTGTAGGCCTGTCTACAAAATGAATAGGTGTTTGTTGCATTGTGAGGTGTGTGATGCTTCAGTACTGCACCGCGCACACCCACCTGCATCCATGACAGACTCACCCTTCAAACACCCACCGACCTGGTGGCAGTCCGCTCAGGGTGTTTCCATCGAAACTCTACAGCTGGATTTGGAGGTGGAATTTTACTTCACCCACCTCATTATCATATTTCGGTCACCACGCCCTGCTGCCATGGCGATAGAGCGCTCCCAGGACTTTGGGCGCACATGGAGTGCTCTGATGCTGTATGCACACAACTGCAGTGAAGTATTCAGCCTGGTGGATGGACAGAGCTGCACTCAGAAATACTCCACAGCAGAGCCTTGCAGCAATGGAGAG GTCATTTACCGTGCTCTGTCACCCTGGGACAAACTGGATCCGTACAGCATTGATGCCCGAGCCCACCTTGGCATCACTAACATACGGATACGTCTGCTTCAGCCACAGTCCTGCTTCTGTCAACAAAAACTTCCTGATTCCAACGTGCTCACAGCCCACTATGCCATCTATGACCTCATTTTAAAGGGAGGCTGTTTGTGCCATGGACATGCAGACCAGTGTGTGGCTGCTGGTGATCAACAGATCACACGCCCTCCTGTTAAACACATG GTGCACGGTAAATGTGTGTGTCGGCATCACACGGCTGGGGATCATTGTGAACGGTGTGATCGCCTCTACAACGACCGACCATGGCAGCCAGCTAACGGTTTAACTGGAGAAGCTCATCAGTGTGTTA AGTGTAAGTGTAACGGCCACGCAGAGAGCTGTCACTTTGACAGAACTGTATGGCTTCGCTCGGGTCAGCGGAGTGGAGGTGTGTGTGACTGCCTTCACAACACCAGCGGCCGTCACTGCCAACACTGCCAGAGCGGCTTCTACAGAGACCCAGAGAGACCCTTGACTGCCCCGGATTCCTGCAGAC CTTGCGTGTGTAATCGTGCTGGTTCCACATACTGTAACCCTGATAATGGAGACTGCGTCTGTAAGCCGGGGGTGGCTGGACCACACTGTGaccagtgcatgctgggatactGGGGTATCGATGAATATGGTTGCAAGCCCTGCCAGTGTGCTGGTGATTGTGACCTTTACACAGGAGACTGTATGATTAG GTCTGAATCTGATCACAACAGCACGGCAGAAAATCATCTGTTTCGAACAGAAGAGCTTTTCTCCGCCCTTAGTCATCCAg ACAAATGTGTATGCAAACAGCAAGCACTTGGAAACAGCAAAATATTCTGCAGTGCAAAATATGTTTATG CAGTGAAGGTGAGAGTGTTGGGTGCTCATGATAAGGGCTCTCACGCAGAGGTGGATGTTAAGGTTCTTAAGGTATTGTGGGACAACTCGCACCTCAGGCTCTCTCGTGGAAATCGGACTCTTTATCCCGAGTCTTGGACCTCACGGGGCTGCACATGCCCTGTACTTTTCCCAG GGTTGGAATATCTTGTAGTTGGACATGAGGATGTGAAAAAAGGGCGTCCTATGGTTAACATGAAGAGTATAGTGAAGCCATGGAGACCCAACTTGAGCCCAAAAGTTCATCAGCTTCTGAAAACCAAATGTAGCTGA
- the amdhd1 gene encoding probable imidazolonepropionase → MTCTKVNLTMSASSFRLLVKNATQVVLVCRNGEQYLTRDGMQTLAVVEKGSVLIGHDGLIKAVGPADIIESQFKGAKFDNVLDASGMCVIPGLVDAHTHPVWAGDRVHEFAMKLAGATYMEVHEAGGGIHFTVTHTRSATERQLLDGLKSRLERMMKAGTTLVECKSGYGLELDTELKMLRVINSARISLPIGISATYCGAHAVPKGKTMEEATQDIVAVQLPKIKMQIASGELQVDNIDVFCEKGVFDLNSTRCILKAGKDMGLNINFHGDELHPMNSAHLGAELGALAISHLEEVTDDGIAAMAKAKTSAVLLPTTAYILRLSPPRARDMLDAGVIVALGSDFNPNAYCCSMPMVMHLACVLMKMSMPEALAASTINAAYALNRSHTHGSLEIGKQGDLVIINAPRWEHLVYQFGGHQELIRYVIIKGEIVYENDKVLNL, encoded by the exons ATGACTTGCACCAAAGTTAACCTAACAATGTCTGCGAGCAGTTTCAGACTTTTAGTCAAGAATGCAACACAAGTGGTGTTAGTTTGTAGAAATGGTGAACAGTATCTCACCAGAGATGGGATGCAGACGCTGGCTGTCGTTGAGAAAGGCAGTGTGCTGATTGGACA tgatGGACTAATTAAAGCTGTTGGACCAGCAGACATCATTGAGTCTCAATTCAAAGGAGCAAAGTTTGACAATGTTCTGGATGCATCTGGCATGTGTGTTATCCCTG GCCTAGTcgatgcacacacacatccagTATGGGCCGGAGACAGAGTGCACGAGTTTGCCATGAAG CTGGCCGGTGCCACATATATGGAAGTGCATGAAGCAGGAGGTGGAATCCATTTCACAGTGACACATACTCGCTCAGCAACCGAACGACAACTATTAGATGGGTTAAAGAGCCGTCTGGAGCGCATGATGAAAGCTGGAACCACGCTGGTGGAGTGTAAGAGCGGATATGGGCTTGAGCTGGACACTGAACTCAAGATGCTGAGGGTGATCAATTCAGCCAGAATCTCACTGCCAATCGGGATATCAGCAACATACTGCGGAGCCCATGCAGTACCCAA AGGTAAAACTATGGAGGAAGCCACTCAGGACATTGTGGCAGTGCAGTTGCCCaagataaaaatgcaaattgcTTCAGGTGAACTGCAGGTGGACAACATTGATGtattttgtgaaaaaggtgTGTTTGATCTGAACTCAACACGTTGCATACTCAAGGCTGGCAAAGATATGGGCCTCAACATCAACTTTCATGGCGATGAACTCCATCCCATGAACTCGGCACAT CTTGGGGCAGAACTTGGCGCTTTAGCCATCAGCCATTTAGAAGAAGTGACAGACGATGGAATTGCTGCAATGGCAAAAGCTAAAACATCGGCGGTCCTCCTGCCCACCACTGCTTATATATTAAG GCTGTCTCCACCACGTGCAAGAGATATGCTTGATGCTGGAGTCATAGTGGCCCTTGGCAGTGACTTCAACCCCAATGCCTACTGCTGCTCAATG CCTATGGTGATGCACTTGGCCTGTGTGCTGATGAAGATGTCTATGCCTGAAGCTTTGGCTGCAAGTACTATAAATGCCGCCTACGCTCTCAACCGTTCACATACACATGGGTCGCTTGAAATCGGGAAACAGGGGGACCTTGTGAT